A DNA window from Acetilactobacillus jinshanensis contains the following coding sequences:
- a CDS encoding DUF2075 domain-containing protein, translating to MNNSAAFKLGPGHHLTTEQQKLVNHVEHFAKQNLHAPKHAVFVIYGDAGTGKSVVLSQMFYDIQQMTADKNDPLYKTNNYFLVNHPEILKVYKKIAGSESHVLKKNFNRPTSFINQMHKKHGHADVTIIDEAHLLLSEGDHYNNFYQKNQLAEIIKISQVTVLVFDKHQVLRTKSFWNDHRLQKIIKPYIIDSYHLTHQFRMTASDDLIHWINDLTDGTLKPLPKDFGKDYDFRVFDDAEKMRQAIVKRNNQVGLSRIVSTSGYPSTLDGGKHYIHEIHGFKMPWDQYNHTQIPWAELPQTINEVGSMFTCQGFDLNYVGVILGPPVYLKPGTNQIKIDFSKYTDTESLKKRKDIPNPKVFDQIKQQLVLNSANVLMKRGVKGMYLFAHDPLLRKKLMQYYRDATK from the coding sequence ATGAATAACAGTGCCGCATTCAAGCTTGGTCCAGGTCATCATCTGACAACCGAGCAACAAAAACTAGTCAATCACGTCGAACATTTCGCTAAACAAAATCTACACGCACCCAAGCACGCCGTTTTCGTAATCTACGGGGATGCCGGAACCGGGAAAAGTGTCGTCCTTAGTCAGATGTTCTACGATATTCAGCAGATGACTGCTGATAAGAACGATCCGTTATACAAGACCAATAATTATTTCTTAGTTAATCACCCCGAAATCCTAAAAGTCTATAAAAAGATTGCTGGCAGTGAAAGTCACGTCCTAAAGAAAAACTTCAACCGACCGACCTCGTTCATTAATCAGATGCATAAAAAACATGGTCACGCTGACGTCACGATCATCGATGAAGCCCACCTGCTGTTATCTGAAGGTGACCATTACAATAATTTCTATCAAAAGAATCAATTGGCTGAAATTATCAAAATTTCGCAGGTTACTGTATTAGTCTTCGATAAGCACCAGGTCTTACGGACCAAGAGTTTCTGGAACGATCATCGTTTACAGAAAATCATCAAACCGTACATTATAGATAGTTATCATTTAACCCATCAATTCCGCATGACCGCCAGTGATGATTTAATCCATTGGATTAATGACTTAACCGACGGAACATTAAAACCATTACCGAAAGACTTCGGTAAAGATTATGATTTCAGAGTCTTCGATGATGCCGAAAAGATGCGCCAGGCAATCGTTAAGCGTAATAATCAAGTTGGTTTATCACGAATCGTCTCAACATCCGGTTACCCATCAACATTAGACGGTGGCAAACACTACATTCACGAGATTCACGGCTTCAAAATGCCATGGGATCAATATAATCACACCCAAATCCCGTGGGCTGAACTCCCGCAGACGATCAACGAAGTCGGTTCGATGTTTACTTGTCAGGGCTTTGATCTAAATTACGTTGGGGTCATCTTGGGACCACCCGTTTACTTAAAGCCTGGCACTAACCAAATTAAAATCGATTTCTCCAAATACACTGACACCGAATCCCTAAAGAAGCGGAAAGACATCCCAAATCCGAAAGTCTTTGACCAGATCAAGCAACAGCTAGTACTTAATTCAGCCAACGTTTTGATGAAGCGTGGTGTTAAAGGAATGTACCTGTTTGCCCACGATCCGTTACTGAGAAAGAAATTGATGCAGTATTATCGGGATGCCACAAAATAA
- a CDS encoding phospho-sugar mutase: MSIDVKKTYQSWCQQVNMPVYLKRELASMKDNPTKMKDAFGAQLNFGTAGMRGTMGAGLNRINIYTVRQATEGLANYMDTLSPKDKQRGVAISYDSRYHSREFAENTAMVLGAHNIPSYIFDDIHPVPECSFTVRHLHTFAGVMITASHNPKQYNGYKIYGPDGGQMPPKPSAMIVNRARKASDLFAIKTMPIPEMRQKHLMHIIGEDVDEAYLKAAKSVNINHDLLKKWGPKLKFVYTPLYGTGKVLARRALREAGFTNYVIVPQQAIADPEFPDTVHPNPQYPEAFRMAIQLGKKVNADVLIATDPDADRLGAAVRQPNGEYKLLTGNQIASILLNYILKAKKNAGTLPKNGRVVKSIVSTELATKIAESYGVEMKNVLTGFKYIGQQIKEYEQTGKHTFLFGFEESYGYLIKPFVRDKDAIQSTMLLAEVAAYYKSKGMTMYDGLQAIYKKYGYFKEFQDSKLFSGINAQKDMQNVMVKLRKDHLTSFNGQKVEKEQDFLSSTTTDANGKTSKINLPKSNVMKYWLADGTWLTVRPSGTEPRVRFYIGTVDKTNDGVMKRFASYKKAVAKLIKALA, encoded by the coding sequence ATGTCAATTGACGTAAAGAAAACTTACCAGAGTTGGTGTCAGCAGGTTAACATGCCCGTTTATTTAAAACGAGAATTAGCCAGCATGAAGGATAATCCCACTAAAATGAAGGACGCATTTGGTGCCCAACTTAATTTTGGGACCGCCGGAATGCGTGGTACGATGGGCGCCGGCTTAAATCGAATCAACATCTATACGGTTCGTCAAGCTACCGAAGGCCTAGCTAACTATATGGATACATTATCACCGAAGGACAAGCAACGTGGTGTTGCGATCAGTTATGATTCCCGATACCACTCCCGTGAATTTGCTGAAAATACCGCCATGGTATTAGGCGCTCACAACATCCCAAGCTACATTTTCGATGATATCCACCCGGTCCCCGAATGTTCATTCACGGTTCGTCATCTCCACACCTTTGCTGGAGTCATGATCACGGCTAGTCATAATCCAAAGCAGTACAACGGTTACAAGATTTACGGTCCTGATGGTGGTCAGATGCCACCGAAGCCATCTGCAATGATCGTTAACCGAGCTCGCAAAGCTAGCGATCTCTTTGCCATCAAGACGATGCCGATCCCGGAAATGCGTCAAAAGCATTTAATGCACATCATTGGTGAAGACGTTGATGAAGCCTACTTAAAGGCCGCTAAATCTGTCAACATTAACCATGATCTACTAAAAAAGTGGGGACCGAAGTTAAAGTTCGTTTATACCCCATTGTATGGAACAGGGAAAGTCTTAGCCCGACGCGCTTTACGTGAAGCGGGCTTCACTAATTATGTAATCGTACCGCAACAGGCCATTGCTGATCCGGAATTCCCGGATACGGTCCATCCAAACCCACAATATCCAGAAGCTTTCCGGATGGCAATTCAGTTAGGCAAGAAAGTTAACGCCGACGTCTTAATCGCTACTGATCCAGATGCCGACCGTTTAGGTGCTGCCGTTCGTCAGCCAAATGGTGAATACAAATTATTAACAGGTAACCAGATCGCTAGTATTCTTTTGAACTACATTTTGAAAGCCAAAAAGAATGCCGGCACTTTACCGAAAAACGGCCGGGTTGTTAAGTCGATCGTTTCCACTGAATTAGCCACCAAGATTGCCGAAAGCTACGGCGTTGAAATGAAGAACGTCTTAACTGGTTTCAAGTACATTGGTCAGCAGATTAAAGAATACGAACAAACGGGTAAGCATACCTTCCTGTTTGGCTTTGAAGAAAGTTACGGGTACTTAATCAAGCCGTTCGTCCGTGATAAGGACGCTATTCAATCCACAATGTTACTTGCAGAAGTTGCTGCCTACTATAAGAGTAAGGGCATGACCATGTACGACGGCTTACAGGCCATTTACAAGAAGTACGGATACTTTAAAGAATTCCAGGATTCAAAGCTATTTAGTGGGATTAACGCTCAGAAAGATATGCAGAACGTCATGGTTAAGTTACGCAAAGATCACTTAACCAGTTTCAACGGCCAAAAGGTTGAAAAAGAACAGGACTTCCTGTCATCAACTACAACGGATGCCAACGGTAAGACTAGTAAAATCAATTTGCCAAAGTCCAACGTTATGAAGTACTGGTTAGCTGACGGCACCTGGTTAACCGTCCGACCAAGTGGAACCGAACCGCGCGTTCGTTTCTACATTGGTACCGTTGACAAGACCAATGATGGTGTCATGAAACGTTTTGCTAGTTATAAGAAAGCCGTTGCTAAGTTAATCAAAGCACTCGCTTAA
- a CDS encoding formate--tetrahydrofolate ligase yields MKSDIEISQHCHMWPIEKIAKKLHLTPDQIEPYGHYKAKVSLPIKDQHTKQKLILMTAINPTPKGEGKTTVAIGLADALNQLHHNAALALREPSIGPVMGMKGGAAGGGYAQVEPMEDINLHFTGDMDALTEAHDTLSALIDAHIHHGNQLNLDPRQITWHRVLDVNDRELRNCVVGLGGRFSGVPRQDSFSITAASELMAILCLSRNLMDMKKRISKIVIGYTFDEKPVTVKDLGATGALTLLLKDAIKPNLVQTLEHTPTFIHGGPFANIAHGCNSILATKAALNTADYTVTEAGFGADLGAEKFMDIVAPRIHKTPDAVVIVASVRALKYNGGMKLADLPKENVQALLKGAANLKQHISSMKRYGKPVVVAINRFAGAPDAGTDHEVQVLKNYITKDLHTHAAVVDVWGQGGKGALDLAKIVAKDCNEQRTFHPLYNQDDDLVTKLNKIVKNCYGGKKVVLSSKAKAQLESLKQNGWDKLPVCVAKTQYSLTDDAHRLGAPKDFLIHVRALEPKLGAGFIIALTGKVLTMPGLPSHPAALNMDIDKNGKITGLF; encoded by the coding sequence ATGAAATCAGATATCGAAATTTCCCAACACTGCCACATGTGGCCAATCGAAAAAATTGCTAAGAAATTACATTTAACACCAGATCAGATCGAACCTTACGGCCATTACAAGGCTAAGGTTTCATTACCAATTAAAGACCAGCACACTAAACAGAAGCTGATCTTAATGACGGCCATTAACCCAACCCCGAAAGGTGAAGGTAAGACGACCGTTGCAATTGGTTTAGCTGATGCTTTGAACCAGTTACATCACAATGCTGCTTTAGCACTCCGTGAACCTTCAATTGGTCCTGTTATGGGCATGAAAGGTGGAGCTGCCGGCGGTGGCTATGCCCAGGTTGAACCGATGGAAGACATCAACTTGCACTTTACCGGTGATATGGATGCTTTAACTGAAGCCCACGATACTTTATCGGCTTTGATTGATGCTCATATTCATCATGGTAACCAGTTGAACTTAGATCCTCGTCAGATCACCTGGCACCGTGTCTTGGATGTCAACGATCGTGAACTTCGTAACTGTGTCGTTGGTCTAGGTGGTCGTTTCTCAGGTGTTCCTCGTCAGGATAGTTTTAGCATCACTGCCGCCAGTGAATTAATGGCCATTCTTTGCTTAAGCCGTAATTTAATGGACATGAAGAAACGGATCAGTAAGATTGTCATTGGTTACACCTTTGATGAAAAACCGGTCACGGTTAAAGATTTAGGCGCTACCGGTGCCTTAACCTTACTATTAAAGGACGCCATTAAGCCGAACTTGGTTCAGACTTTAGAACACACCCCAACCTTTATTCACGGTGGTCCGTTCGCTAACATTGCCCATGGTTGTAACAGTATCTTAGCTACCAAAGCGGCTTTAAATACTGCTGATTATACCGTTACCGAAGCTGGTTTCGGTGCTGACCTAGGTGCCGAAAAGTTCATGGACATCGTCGCTCCACGGATTCATAAGACACCGGATGCCGTTGTCATCGTTGCCAGTGTTCGTGCTTTGAAGTACAACGGCGGAATGAAGTTAGCTGACTTACCAAAGGAAAATGTTCAGGCTTTATTAAAGGGTGCCGCTAACTTGAAGCAGCACATTAGCAGCATGAAACGTTACGGAAAACCGGTTGTGGTTGCCATTAATCGTTTTGCCGGTGCTCCTGATGCCGGAACTGACCATGAAGTTCAGGTCTTAAAGAACTACATCACTAAGGACTTACATACCCATGCCGCCGTCGTCGACGTCTGGGGCCAAGGTGGTAAAGGTGCCTTGGACTTAGCCAAGATCGTTGCTAAGGACTGTAATGAACAACGTACTTTCCACCCATTGTACAATCAAGATGATGACCTAGTTACCAAGTTAAATAAGATTGTTAAGAACTGCTACGGTGGTAAGAAAGTTGTATTAAGCTCTAAAGCTAAGGCCCAGCTAGAATCATTGAAACAGAATGGCTGGGATAAATTACCAGTTTGTGTTGCTAAGACTCAGTATTCATTAACTGATGATGCTCATCGCTTAGGTGCACCAAAGGACTTCTTGATCCATGTACGTGCCCTTGAACCAAAGTTAGGGGCTGGCTTTATCATTGCTTTAACTGGTAAAGTCTTAACGATGCCTGGATTACCAAGTCATCCGGCCGCTTTAAACATGGATATTGATAAGAACGGTAAGATTACCGGCTTATTCTAA
- a CDS encoding beta-ketoacyl-ACP synthase III produces the protein MNRFSILATARAVPKKVVTNDDLSKIMDTSDAWISRRTGIHERRVATTETTTSLSADVAKQLLNKSGVNADELDYVIVATMSSDYMMPSTAAAVQGIIGAKNAAAFDISAACSGFAYGVKILDALLAQKPGAKGILIGGETMTKYINWADRSTAVLFGDGAGGILAANAGNGRIITTDLATYGDLGSKLTAGHFGYHDPQYHQADAEDRFCHQDGRAIYGFAIRKVPKSIRRALKKADMSPDQIKYFVLHQANARIVKSVSRHLHVPFDKFPISINRYGNTVAASEPMLLSRLVDSGKIKHGDIIDLTGFGGGLTVGTVILKF, from the coding sequence ATGAATCGGTTTTCAATTCTGGCTACCGCGCGTGCGGTTCCTAAAAAAGTGGTTACAAATGATGATCTTTCCAAGATCATGGATACGTCTGACGCCTGGATCAGTCGCCGGACCGGAATTCACGAACGCCGGGTAGCCACAACGGAAACCACGACGTCGTTATCTGCTGACGTTGCAAAACAGTTACTTAATAAATCTGGTGTGAATGCTGACGAACTGGACTACGTGATCGTAGCCACGATGTCATCTGATTACATGATGCCGTCGACTGCCGCTGCGGTTCAGGGTATCATCGGTGCTAAAAATGCCGCGGCGTTTGACATTAGTGCTGCTTGTTCCGGTTTCGCCTACGGGGTTAAGATCCTGGATGCCTTATTGGCTCAAAAGCCTGGTGCTAAGGGAATCTTGATTGGTGGCGAAACCATGACCAAGTACATTAACTGGGCCGATCGGTCAACTGCAGTATTGTTCGGTGATGGTGCCGGTGGTATCTTGGCCGCTAATGCTGGTAATGGCCGAATCATTACGACGGATCTAGCGACTTATGGTGATCTAGGCTCCAAGTTAACCGCGGGCCACTTTGGCTACCATGATCCACAATATCATCAGGCCGATGCGGAAGACCGCTTCTGTCATCAGGACGGTCGTGCTATTTACGGCTTTGCCATTCGTAAAGTCCCGAAGTCGATTCGACGGGCCTTGAAGAAAGCTGACATGTCACCAGATCAAATTAAGTACTTCGTGTTACACCAGGCGAACGCCCGGATCGTAAAGAGCGTTTCGCGTCATTTACACGTCCCGTTCGATAAATTTCCTATCAGTATCAATCGGTATGGCAATACCGTTGCGGCTAGTGAACCGATGCTATTGTCACGACTGGTCGATTCAGGTAAGATTAAGCATGGTGATATAATTGATTTAACCGGTTTTGGCGGCGGTTTAACCGTTGGGACCGTTATCTTAAAATTTTAA
- a CDS encoding acyl carrier protein, translated as MDKKKIFAKVQSVVADQLDDVDKSKITPQTNIKKDLDLDSLDIFEIVDDLEDAYDIEINTDQDLDTVDQFVDYIADEIQKKQSK; from the coding sequence ATGGATAAGAAAAAGATTTTTGCTAAAGTACAGAGTGTCGTTGCTGATCAGTTAGATGACGTTGATAAGTCAAAGATCACCCCACAGACTAACATCAAGAAGGACTTAGACTTAGATAGCTTAGACATTTTCGAAATCGTTGATGACTTAGAAGATGCTTATGATATCGAAATCAACACTGACCAGGACTTAGACACTGTTGACCAGTTCGTTGACTACATCGCTGACGAAATCCAGAAGAAGCAAAGCAAGTAA
- a CDS encoding ACP S-malonyltransferase, protein MKLGFLFAGQGSQFKNMGQDLYKDQPLYKQTIDQASKILGMDMSDPKVFDDINNAQVAILTMSYAIYRILRTKLPEPAAMVGLSLGEYSALISAGSLSFEDGLKLVHDRSHYMDEAGAKHPGAMAAVLKTDPSKVKAICDTVDGAYPCNYNTATQTVIGGTKEGIKAARKALKAHGIRIVIPLKVAVASHTPLMQLASDLLAKRMAKMTFAAPKTTVMSNTLAKPFTQQNIKPTLIKQLVNPTHFAQDVAALKPMHLDGLVEVGPGHTLSHLAHKTLPDVKNYRVDSVKTLHDTLDQLGVK, encoded by the coding sequence TTGAAACTTGGATTCCTGTTTGCAGGTCAGGGCAGCCAGTTTAAGAACATGGGCCAGGACTTATACAAAGACCAACCGTTGTACAAACAGACGATTGATCAGGCTTCGAAGATTTTAGGGATGGACATGTCTGATCCCAAGGTCTTCGATGATATCAATAATGCTCAGGTCGCTATTTTGACCATGAGCTATGCAATTTACCGGATCTTACGGACGAAGTTACCTGAACCTGCAGCCATGGTTGGCTTGAGTTTAGGTGAATACAGTGCCTTGATCTCGGCCGGTTCATTATCATTTGAAGATGGCTTAAAATTAGTTCACGACCGTTCCCATTACATGGACGAGGCCGGAGCTAAACATCCGGGTGCCATGGCTGCCGTATTAAAGACTGACCCATCAAAGGTCAAGGCCATTTGTGACACCGTTGACGGTGCTTACCCGTGTAATTACAACACGGCTACCCAGACTGTCATCGGTGGAACTAAAGAAGGCATTAAAGCGGCTCGTAAAGCTTTGAAAGCTCACGGAATTCGCATCGTAATTCCGTTAAAAGTTGCCGTTGCCTCACATACGCCGTTAATGCAGTTGGCTAGTGATCTATTAGCTAAACGGATGGCTAAGATGACTTTTGCCGCCCCTAAGACGACGGTTATGAGTAACACTTTAGCTAAACCGTTTACTCAGCAGAACATCAAGCCAACCTTGATCAAACAGTTGGTTAACCCAACTCACTTTGCTCAGGATGTGGCCGCATTAAAGCCAATGCACTTGGACGGCTTGGTAGAAGTTGGCCCGGGTCATACGTTAAGTCATTTGGCTCACAAGACGTTGCCTGATGTTAAGAATTATCGTGTAGACAGCGTTAAGACGTTGCACGACACTTTAGATCAGCTAGGAGTTAAATAA
- the fabG gene encoding 3-oxoacyl-ACP reductase FabG: MRQIILITGATKGLGLADAKRLSRDPNNQIIINSHRKLSDDEVKKIQDQLVHPADILVGDVSDEKAAQGMVKDVFKKYGHIDVLVNNAGITRDTLIPLMKEKDFKDVLDTNLVGTFNMTKAALRYMFKKRHGVIVNMSSVSGLHGNLGQANYSASKAGIVGLTKTTAQEGSLRGIRCNAVAPGMIATAMTAKLSDRVARRWKKQIPMHRFGKPDEVAQTVEFLINNQYMTGQVITLDGGLTI; the protein is encoded by the coding sequence ATGAGACAAATCATTTTAATTACCGGTGCCACTAAAGGCTTAGGTCTAGCTGACGCTAAGCGCCTTTCTCGTGACCCGAATAATCAGATCATTATTAATTCTCACCGTAAATTAAGCGATGACGAAGTTAAGAAGATTCAGGATCAGCTGGTACATCCAGCTGACATTTTAGTTGGTGACGTTAGTGACGAAAAAGCCGCTCAGGGCATGGTTAAAGATGTCTTTAAGAAGTACGGTCATATTGACGTTTTAGTTAATAATGCCGGCATCACCCGTGACACCTTAATCCCGTTAATGAAGGAAAAGGACTTTAAAGATGTTTTAGATACTAACTTAGTCGGGACCTTTAACATGACGAAAGCCGCTCTTCGTTACATGTTCAAGAAGCGTCATGGTGTCATCGTTAATATGTCCAGTGTTTCTGGCTTACATGGTAACTTAGGTCAAGCTAATTATTCCGCTAGTAAAGCCGGAATCGTTGGCTTAACCAAGACGACCGCCCAAGAAGGCTCGTTACGGGGGATCCGTTGTAACGCCGTTGCGCCTGGGATGATCGCTACGGCCATGACTGCTAAGTTAAGTGATCGGGTCGCTCGTCGTTGGAAGAAACAAATTCCGATGCATCGTTTCGGTAAACCCGATGAAGTTGCACAGACGGTCGAATTCTTAATCAATAATCAGTATATGACAGGTCAAGTCATCACGTTAGACGGTGGCTTGACCATTTAA
- a CDS encoding acetyl-CoA carboxylase biotin carboxyl carrier protein: protein MDEEYISKLMNNFEHSSLNELRLTSGSDSIYFSKLNQPGAVAQNNVAPKVQAPVAQPAATQTPQTNASQAKPATKPAAKKPAGASIKAPLVGIVYFRPNPKKPVFAKVGSHVNKGDIVCQIEAMKVLNNVKAPCSGTITKQLVKNGSMVQYHQPIFSIKKD, encoded by the coding sequence ATGGACGAAGAATATATTTCAAAATTAATGAATAATTTTGAACACTCCAGTTTAAACGAACTCCGTTTAACAAGTGGCAGTGATTCAATTTACTTCAGTAAGTTGAATCAGCCGGGCGCAGTTGCTCAGAATAACGTGGCTCCTAAAGTACAGGCTCCCGTTGCTCAACCAGCTGCTACTCAAACACCACAGACGAACGCTAGTCAAGCCAAGCCAGCAACTAAACCGGCGGCCAAGAAACCAGCTGGTGCTAGTATCAAAGCACCATTAGTTGGGATTGTATACTTCCGACCCAACCCGAAGAAGCCTGTCTTTGCTAAGGTTGGTTCCCACGTTAACAAGGGCGACATTGTTTGTCAGATCGAAGCCATGAAGGTCTTAAACAACGTTAAGGCTCCTTGCAGCGGTACTATCACCAAGCAGTTAGTTAAGAACGGCTCAATGGTTCAATATCATCAGCCGATCTTCAGCATTAAGAAAGATTAA
- a CDS encoding 3-hydroxyacyl-ACP dehydratase FabZ family protein, with the protein MDADKYIPQRYPFKMTDRVIDILPGLSADAIKLLNINDWYFDNQSSDPKMPKPLAIEALAQTGACAILSMNQFAGKNVFFGGIKQATFKDAFRPGDILHLSVEMQRIIGNFGIGHGVIVRNHKVICTADLIFAVE; encoded by the coding sequence ATGGACGCAGATAAATATATTCCACAACGTTATCCGTTTAAGATGACTGATCGGGTCATCGATATTCTGCCCGGTCTATCAGCAGACGCAATTAAATTACTGAATATCAATGACTGGTATTTCGATAACCAGTCCAGTGATCCTAAGATGCCGAAACCGTTAGCAATCGAAGCACTGGCTCAAACTGGAGCTTGTGCAATTTTATCGATGAATCAATTCGCTGGTAAGAACGTCTTCTTTGGCGGGATTAAACAGGCCACTTTTAAAGACGCTTTCCGTCCAGGTGATATTTTACATTTGTCCGTTGAAATGCAGCGGATCATCGGTAATTTTGGCATTGGTCACGGAGTAATCGTTCGTAATCATAAGGTAATTTGTACTGCTGATTTAATTTTTGCGGTCGAATGA
- a CDS encoding acetyl-CoA carboxylase biotin carboxylase subunit, which produces MFKKVLIANRGEIAVQIIRALHEMGIKAVAVYSTADRNSMFVHLADQAVCIGGPLPAQSYINMGAIIDAAVLTGCDAIHPGYGFLSENAEFAALCEDCHIKFIGPSSKAISLMGDKASAKVTMKKVGIPTIPGSDGNLKNVHEALDLAHKMGYPVMLKATAGGGGKGIRKATDDNSLIHEFQADQREAQLDYNNGAIYMEKDIQNAKHVEMQAIADDFGHVVYFPERDCSLQREHQKVLEETPCSEVSPKERKYLGSLVTKAMKATHYTNTGTVEFLLDEDNHKFYFMEMNARLQVEHTITEEVSNVQLIKDQILVAEGQPLPYTQKDIHLNSYAMECRINAEDPAKNFMPTPGKIIYANFPFGTKGVRIDSGVRQGDVISPYYDSMIAKIIVHMPTKKQAVSKMARVLKEFDIKGVHTNRQFLLDLVRDKGFQEGNFNNRYIEQSFLKDWMSKHAKD; this is translated from the coding sequence TTGTTTAAGAAAGTATTAATTGCCAACCGTGGTGAAATTGCGGTCCAGATCATTCGAGCTCTTCACGAAATGGGCATCAAGGCGGTTGCCGTTTATTCAACAGCTGATCGTAACAGTATGTTCGTTCACTTGGCTGATCAAGCTGTCTGCATCGGTGGTCCATTACCGGCTCAATCATACATCAACATGGGCGCCATCATCGACGCTGCCGTTTTGACCGGTTGTGACGCTATTCATCCCGGCTACGGTTTTCTAAGTGAAAACGCTGAATTCGCAGCCTTATGTGAAGACTGTCATATCAAGTTTATCGGACCGAGTTCAAAGGCCATCAGTTTAATGGGGGATAAGGCCAGTGCCAAAGTTACCATGAAAAAAGTTGGTATCCCGACCATTCCCGGTAGTGACGGCAATTTAAAGAATGTTCATGAAGCCTTGGATCTAGCTCATAAGATGGGCTACCCAGTGATGTTAAAAGCAACTGCCGGTGGTGGTGGTAAAGGAATCCGTAAAGCCACCGATGACAATAGCTTAATTCATGAATTTCAAGCCGATCAACGTGAAGCTCAGTTAGACTACAACAATGGCGCCATTTACATGGAAAAAGACATTCAGAACGCTAAACACGTTGAAATGCAGGCCATTGCCGATGACTTCGGCCATGTCGTATACTTCCCAGAACGTGACTGTTCATTACAACGTGAACACCAAAAGGTCTTAGAAGAAACGCCGTGTTCCGAAGTTTCACCTAAGGAACGAAAATACTTAGGCAGTTTAGTTACTAAAGCTATGAAAGCCACTCATTACACCAATACTGGTACCGTTGAATTCCTATTAGATGAAGACAACCATAAGTTCTACTTCATGGAAATGAACGCTCGTCTTCAGGTTGAACATACGATTACTGAAGAAGTATCTAACGTTCAGTTGATCAAGGATCAGATTTTAGTTGCCGAAGGTCAGCCGTTACCATACACCCAGAAAGACATTCATCTGAATAGTTACGCAATGGAATGCCGAATCAACGCTGAAGACCCTGCTAAGAACTTCATGCCAACACCAGGTAAGATTATTTACGCTAACTTCCCGTTTGGTACGAAGGGTGTCCGAATTGATTCCGGAGTTCGTCAGGGTGACGTCATTTCACCATATTACGATTCCATGATTGCTAAGATCATTGTCCACATGCCGACCAAGAAGCAGGCGGTATCCAAGATGGCTCGAGTTCTGAAGGAATTCGACATCAAGGGTGTTCATACCAACCGTCAGTTTCTGTTGGACTTAGTCCGTGATAAGGGCTTTCAAGAGGGCAACTTCAATAATCGTTATATTGAACAGTCGTTCTTAAAAGATTGGATGAGTAAACATGCAAAAGACTGA
- a CDS encoding acetyl-CoA carboxylase carboxyltransferase subunit beta, producing MQKTETEVEKRMATRIPDHIFIKCPICGHVFYRRELGKYDVCPHCQFGFRIGSQKRINLTCDSFKPMFHNLQAPKRFASDKKYLAKLHQVRKRTGLKEGVATGVATIKDEKFALAVMDWRFVMGSLGVAMGEKITHLIEFATKNNLPVILFTVSGGARMQEGIDSLMQMAKVSQAVYEHSQKGLLLIDVLTGPTTGGVTASFASEGDILVSEPHALIGFAGRRVIEKTIQQVPPKNFQRSETLLKNGFLDKVVPRPQMKTFLYKMLKWN from the coding sequence ATGCAAAAGACTGAAACTGAAGTAGAAAAACGCATGGCCACACGGATTCCTGATCATATCTTCATCAAGTGCCCAATTTGCGGTCACGTCTTTTACCGTCGTGAATTAGGTAAGTATGATGTTTGTCCGCATTGCCAGTTCGGCTTTCGAATCGGCTCACAAAAACGAATTAATTTGACCTGTGATAGCTTCAAACCGATGTTCCATAATTTACAGGCTCCAAAGCGCTTTGCCAGTGATAAAAAGTACTTAGCTAAGTTGCATCAAGTTCGGAAGCGCACTGGATTAAAGGAAGGTGTCGCAACCGGAGTTGCCACCATCAAGGATGAAAAATTTGCTTTAGCCGTTATGGACTGGCGATTCGTCATGGGTAGCTTAGGTGTTGCCATGGGTGAAAAGATTACCCACTTGATTGAATTCGCTACCAAAAATAACTTACCGGTTATTCTATTCACCGTTTCCGGTGGTGCTAGAATGCAGGAAGGTATCGATTCCTTAATGCAGATGGCTAAAGTTTCTCAGGCTGTATACGAACACAGCCAGAAGGGTCTACTTTTGATTGATGTCTTGACAGGACCGACAACCGGTGGTGTTACCGCCAGTTTTGCTTCCGAAGGTGACATTTTAGTCAGTGAACCGCATGCTTTAATCGGTTTTGCCGGTCGCCGTGTTATCGAAAAGACGATTCAGCAGGTCCCACCGAAGAACTTTCAGCGTTCAGAAACGTTATTAAAGAACGGCTTCTTGGATAAAGTCGTTCCGCGTCCTCAGATGAAGACGTTTCTGTATAAGATGCTGAAGTGGAATTAA